The following are encoded together in the Robertmurraya sp. FSL R5-0851 genome:
- a CDS encoding L,D-transpeptidase family protein has translation MIHTVKAGETLNQISKDYRTPLATILRANPSINPNLIYPGQSINIPGVPSPENSPYRIDVSINNRKLRLFRNGTLQKQYPIAVGRMLFETPVGNYIILNKAPNPGGPFGTMWMSLSKQSYGIHGTNDPSSIGKAVSKGCIRMYNRDVEEIARIVPNGTAVTIHP, from the coding sequence CTGATTCATACAGTTAAAGCAGGTGAAACCCTTAATCAAATTTCCAAGGATTATCGTACCCCGCTAGCGACCATTCTCCGAGCTAATCCATCCATTAATCCAAACCTCATTTATCCCGGACAATCCATCAATATTCCAGGCGTTCCTTCGCCAGAGAACAGTCCTTATCGAATTGACGTGAGTATAAATAATCGCAAGCTCCGTTTATTTAGAAATGGTACCCTTCAAAAACAATACCCTATTGCGGTAGGAAGAATGTTATTTGAAACACCGGTAGGAAATTATATTATTCTAAATAAGGCACCTAATCCCGGAGGACCGTTCGGGACGATGTGGATGAGCTTATCCAAGCAAAGTTATGGAATTCATGGGACGAATGATCCCAGCTCGATTGGAAAGGCGGTCTCAAAAGGCTGCATTCGCATGTACAATAGAGATGTAGAGGAAATAGCGAGGATTGTCCCTAACGGAACGGCGGTAACCATTCACCCATAA
- a CDS encoding phosphodiester glycosidase family protein, which translates to MKKRKRIVTISIVITSVALILYLLADRYLIEHVEVENALVSSETTNSTTTSSETTTTVDETYETDDLSYTSDTKSIEIEKVVTGSGSDQVVYYVADVQLTDSSSLKSGFANNQFGNNIVQVTSEIASNNNAILAINGDYYGFREDGITIRNGQIFRDNPARTGLAFYEDGSMKIYEETETSAEELIAEGVTQTFSFGPALVENSVAIEDFGDVSIDKNFGNRSIEDSNPRTGVGIISENHYVFVVVDGRSEGYSKGLTLGEFAQVFEDLGATEAYNLDGGGSSTMYFMGEVVNNPRGTGEERGVSDIIYIQ; encoded by the coding sequence TTGAAAAAAAGAAAACGAATAGTAACCATTTCAATAGTTATTACTAGTGTTGCACTGATTCTATATTTATTAGCTGACCGCTATTTGATTGAGCATGTTGAGGTAGAAAATGCACTAGTCAGTTCCGAAACGACGAACTCAACAACCACATCAAGTGAAACTACTACAACTGTCGATGAGACCTACGAAACAGATGACTTGAGTTACACGAGTGATACCAAGTCAATTGAAATTGAGAAAGTAGTGACGGGTTCAGGAAGTGATCAGGTAGTGTACTACGTAGCGGATGTCCAGTTAACAGATTCAAGTAGTTTAAAATCAGGATTTGCCAATAACCAATTCGGCAATAATATTGTTCAAGTGACATCTGAAATTGCAAGTAATAATAACGCTATTTTAGCGATTAACGGCGATTATTATGGATTTCGTGAAGATGGGATAACGATACGGAATGGACAAATTTTTAGAGACAATCCAGCACGTACGGGGTTGGCCTTTTATGAGGATGGATCCATGAAAATCTATGAAGAGACAGAAACTTCTGCAGAGGAATTAATTGCAGAAGGAGTTACACAAACCTTCTCTTTTGGTCCTGCTCTCGTTGAAAATTCAGTAGCCATTGAAGATTTTGGAGATGTGAGTATTGATAAGAATTTTGGAAATCGTTCGATTGAGGATTCAAACCCGAGAACAGGGGTAGGTATTATATCTGAAAATCATTATGTGTTTGTCGTCGTTGATGGCAGAAGTGAAGGATATTCAAAGGGGTTAACCTTAGGCGAGTTTGCTCAAGTGTTTGAAGACTTAGGGGCTACGGAAGCCTATAACCTAGACGGTGGTGGTTCGTCAACCATGTACTTTATGGGAGAAGTCGTTAATAATCCACGAGGTACGGGAGAGGAACGTGGCGTAAGTGATATTATCTACATCCAGTAG
- a CDS encoding bifunctional glycosyltransferase family 2/GtrA family protein, with protein sequence MIIVIPAYEPNEKMLQLIEEVQKSSSYQILIVDDGSSVEGEGIFEQAEQRGCMVLTHETNQGKGAALKTAFTHIHTHYPNEEGIVCADCDGQHRWEDIQRVAKELADHPQTIVLGAREFIGEVPLKSLIGNKVTRTIFSLVAGYKINDTQTGLRGFSVDMLPWLIDIKGKRYEYEMNQLLEAKSAGYKVHSLPIQTVYENNNKGSHFRPILDSIRIYLPILKFSLSSVSCGVIDFICFFLLHWLTNNLLFSVIGARAISSFINYIINKNIVFNRKKQSHRKPILKYYSLAGFILVSNYLMISLFNDTGKLSLFTSKSFTEGILFMVSYYVQKKFIF encoded by the coding sequence ATGATTATCGTCATTCCTGCTTATGAACCAAACGAGAAAATGCTTCAGTTGATAGAAGAAGTTCAAAAGAGCAGTAGCTACCAGATACTAATTGTAGATGACGGGAGTTCGGTGGAAGGTGAAGGCATTTTTGAACAGGCGGAACAAAGAGGGTGCATGGTTTTAACCCACGAGACAAATCAAGGGAAGGGAGCGGCCTTGAAAACTGCCTTTACTCATATTCACACACACTATCCAAATGAAGAGGGAATCGTGTGTGCCGATTGTGATGGTCAACATCGGTGGGAAGATATTCAGCGTGTAGCAAAAGAGTTAGCTGATCATCCTCAAACCATTGTATTAGGGGCTAGGGAATTTATAGGTGAAGTTCCACTAAAGAGTTTAATAGGAAATAAAGTAACTAGAACCATCTTCTCATTAGTTGCTGGATATAAAATAAACGATACCCAGACGGGACTTAGAGGATTTTCTGTCGATATGCTTCCATGGCTGATAGACATTAAAGGGAAACGGTATGAATATGAGATGAACCAATTGCTAGAAGCGAAATCAGCTGGTTATAAAGTTCACAGTCTGCCTATTCAAACGGTCTATGAAAATAACAATAAAGGAAGTCATTTTCGCCCTATCCTTGATTCTATCCGAATTTATCTTCCTATTTTAAAGTTTAGTTTATCTTCTGTTTCTTGTGGAGTCATTGATTTTATTTGTTTCTTCTTGTTGCATTGGCTCACGAACAATTTGTTATTCTCTGTTATCGGAGCGAGAGCAATCAGTTCCTTTATCAATTATATAATTAACAAAAATATTGTTTTTAATAGAAAGAAACAATCTCATAGAAAGCCAATCCTCAAGTACTATAGCTTAGCGGGATTCATATTAGTTAGTAACTATTTAATGATTTCTTTATTTAATGACACCGGTAAGCTCTCACTTTTTACAAGTAAGAGCTTTACGGAAGGAATTCTTTTTATGGTTAGCTATTATGTTCAGAAGAAATTTATTTTTTAA
- a CDS encoding exonuclease domain-containing protein, with the protein MDFIAIDFEIANNKMSSACSLGMVFVKDNQIVDEKYFLIQPPTLTFLDETTKIHGLTVEDVKNERQFHEIWEDIKHYFEGATIIAHNAQFDMSVLHCCLKEYSIEIPEFEFICSIPLSAKACREKVGNSLVERLHHFDIHLENHHNALHDARACAELVTTCVTVKNKKSLQSYCKTYRSIPIKKFSELKPQTYFKQQKKKKSFTKVVISEISANVQTFNEDHPFFGKNIVFTGELKLDRKDAMQKVVNAGGTIKSGVSGKTHYLIVGKQDKTIVGASGISTKEEKAYSLIEKGTAIKIIGEEEFVDLLGS; encoded by the coding sequence TTGGATTTTATTGCAATAGATTTTGAAATTGCTAACAATAAGATGAGTAGCGCTTGTTCACTAGGAATGGTCTTTGTTAAGGATAATCAAATTGTCGATGAGAAATATTTCTTAATCCAACCTCCAACCTTAACATTTCTAGACGAAACAACAAAAATCCATGGATTAACCGTGGAGGATGTAAAGAATGAAAGACAGTTCCATGAGATTTGGGAGGATATCAAACACTATTTCGAAGGCGCGACTATTATTGCGCATAATGCTCAATTTGATATGAGTGTTCTCCACTGCTGTTTGAAGGAATATTCTATTGAAATCCCTGAGTTTGAATTTATTTGCAGCATCCCTCTGAGTGCGAAGGCTTGTAGGGAAAAGGTGGGGAATTCTTTAGTAGAAAGGTTACATCATTTTGATATTCATTTAGAAAATCATCACAACGCCTTACATGATGCAAGAGCTTGCGCGGAATTAGTTACCACTTGTGTAACAGTAAAAAATAAAAAATCTCTTCAATCGTATTGTAAAACTTATCGAAGTATTCCAATTAAAAAGTTTTCTGAGCTAAAACCACAAACCTATTTTAAGCAGCAAAAGAAGAAAAAGTCTTTTACAAAAGTGGTGATTTCAGAGATTTCTGCCAATGTTCAAACCTTTAATGAAGATCATCCTTTTTTCGGGAAAAATATTGTTTTTACCGGAGAATTGAAGCTGGATCGTAAGGATGCGATGCAAAAAGTAGTTAATGCAGGGGGAACGATTAAAAGTGGGGTAAGCGGAAAAACCCACTATTTAATCGTCGGAAAGCAGGACAAAACGATCGTGGGGGCTAGTGGAATTAGCACCAAAGAAGAAAAGGCCTATTCTTTAATTGAAAAAGGGACGGCTATAAAAATAATTGGTGAAGAAGAGTTTGTAGATTTATTGGGGAGTTAA
- a CDS encoding TRM11 family SAM-dependent methyltransferase translates to MNNTNEKKQKYLYNYSCQDDEVELCALEMRSFFGQDSDDYIIESNIKIDPSRSPFIRDRIDILFEGSELEEIITKVKSLTSLKETYRVIFLKTFSLEKVGFEERRRVEREVALHVPGEPDLKNPDILFGIIEVHGKWVFGYYQKGEAVWLQHQSKPHGYSTALSTRVARAVANIAVPHPAGKKAIDPCCGIGTVLVEALSMGIDIVGSDVNPLILPGTRDNIAHFGYHCEVLFRDIRKVTGSYDVAIIDMPYNLCSVISPQEQLELLQSAYSFAEKIVIVTIEPIDSIIENAGFRIVDRCNVRKGTFTRQVIVGEK, encoded by the coding sequence ATGAATAATACAAACGAGAAAAAGCAGAAATACCTTTACAATTATTCATGTCAAGATGATGAAGTGGAGCTCTGTGCTTTAGAGATGCGTTCTTTTTTTGGACAAGACTCTGACGATTATATAATTGAAAGTAATATAAAAATAGATCCAAGCAGAAGTCCGTTTATTCGGGATCGAATAGATATCCTATTTGAAGGCAGTGAATTGGAAGAGATTATTACAAAGGTGAAAAGTTTAACTTCATTAAAGGAAACTTATCGGGTTATTTTTTTGAAGACTTTTTCATTAGAAAAAGTAGGATTTGAAGAACGAAGACGAGTGGAAAGGGAAGTTGCTCTTCATGTGCCAGGAGAACCGGATCTAAAGAATCCTGACATTTTGTTCGGAATTATAGAAGTACACGGAAAATGGGTATTTGGTTATTATCAAAAAGGTGAAGCGGTTTGGTTACAGCATCAATCAAAACCGCATGGTTATTCTACAGCTCTAAGTACACGTGTGGCTAGAGCTGTGGCTAACATTGCCGTACCGCACCCAGCAGGAAAAAAAGCCATTGATCCATGCTGCGGAATTGGTACTGTACTCGTCGAGGCCTTATCGATGGGAATCGATATTGTTGGGAGCGATGTGAATCCCTTGATCCTTCCTGGAACACGTGATAATATTGCCCATTTTGGGTACCATTGTGAAGTTCTATTTAGGGATATTCGAAAGGTAACGGGAAGCTACGATGTGGCGATTATTGATATGCCTTATAATCTTTGTTCTGTTATCTCCCCACAAGAACAGCTTGAATTGCTACAAAGTGCCTATTCGTTTGCTGAGAAAATCGTGATTGTCACGATTGAACCGATTGATTCAATTATTGAAAACGCTGGTTTTCGTATTGTAGATCGCTGTAACGTTAGAAAAGGAACATTTACAAGACAGGTAATTGTCGGGGAAAAATAA
- a CDS encoding AAA family ATPase produces the protein MLLNQDTQYIREAYLKKEQIVSYDEFPLNLPIIRNFQDVIFHPNVTYIIGENGMGKSTLLEAIAIGLGFNPEGGTLNFNFSSYDSHSNLDKYIRVVKGVHKAKDHFFFRAETFYNVATNIEELDKEPSSAPRIIDSFGGKSLHEQSHGESFFAVFTERFRGNGLYILDEPEAALSPLRQLSMLSRINDLIKEGSQFIISTHSPILMAYPHSKIIQLTKEGMDEVKLEETYHYSIMKQFFEDRDRLLHHLFNE, from the coding sequence ATGTTGTTAAACCAAGATACCCAATACATTCGAGAGGCATATTTAAAAAAGGAACAAATTGTTTCATATGATGAGTTTCCTTTGAATCTACCCATCATCCGAAATTTTCAGGATGTAATCTTCCATCCCAATGTTACTTATATCATTGGTGAAAATGGAATGGGGAAATCGACATTACTTGAGGCCATTGCCATTGGTTTAGGATTTAATCCAGAGGGCGGGACGTTAAACTTTAACTTTTCAAGTTATGATTCACACTCAAATCTGGACAAATATATACGAGTTGTGAAGGGTGTTCATAAGGCTAAGGATCATTTTTTCTTTCGCGCGGAAACCTTCTATAATGTGGCTACCAACATCGAGGAATTAGACAAAGAACCTTCTTCAGCTCCTAGAATTATTGATTCCTTTGGCGGTAAGTCCCTTCACGAACAATCACATGGTGAATCCTTTTTTGCTGTATTCACTGAACGTTTCCGGGGGAACGGTCTATATATCCTTGATGAGCCGGAAGCAGCTTTATCACCATTAAGACAACTCTCCATGTTATCAAGAATCAATGATCTTATTAAAGAAGGATCACAATTTATTATTTCAACACATTCACCTATATTAATGGCCTATCCCCATTCAAAAATCATTCAATTGACCAAAGAGGGGATGGATGAAGTTAAATTGGAAGAAACCTATCATTACTCGATTATGAAACAGTTTTTCGAAGATAGGGATCGGTTGCTTCACCATTTGTTTAATGAGTGA
- a CDS encoding YolD-like family protein, giving the protein MLKSILYNDSCKKQFRGGVTLFLKKLSVNKLISIDYYSNGSLKTIKGRVYKLDLIKQSLLLKDETHQPFTIQLSGIRQIY; this is encoded by the coding sequence GTGTTAAAAAGTATCTTATATAATGACTCCTGTAAGAAACAATTTAGAGGAGGAGTTACTTTGTTTTTAAAAAAACTATCCGTAAATAAGTTAATTTCGATTGATTATTATTCAAATGGTAGCTTGAAAACGATTAAAGGACGTGTTTACAAGCTCGATCTAATCAAACAGTCCCTGTTGCTTAAAGATGAGACACACCAACCATTTACCATTCAATTATCAGGTATCAGACAAATTTATTAA
- a CDS encoding GNAT family N-acetyltransferase — translation MILNKEEYQVNGLHYTIRSAVETDAETLSELRLQIDGETEYMDRERGEGFIDAAGFEQLIKSDSESGRNIFLVAVVDGRIIGYSRCEGSNLKRLSHKVEFGICVLKDFWGYGIGRNLLKESVTWADFNGVKKINLHVLEINTKAIQLYEKFDFTIEGVLKNDKLLSDGKYYNTLVMGRWNSTK, via the coding sequence GTGATTTTAAACAAAGAAGAATACCAGGTGAACGGACTACATTATACGATTAGGTCAGCGGTTGAAACGGATGCTGAGACTTTGTCGGAACTAAGGCTACAAATTGATGGTGAAACTGAATATATGGATAGAGAAAGAGGAGAAGGATTCATAGATGCTGCGGGCTTTGAGCAGTTAATAAAAAGTGATTCAGAGAGTGGTAGAAACATATTTCTAGTGGCAGTGGTGGATGGTCGTATAATCGGGTATTCAAGATGTGAAGGTTCTAATTTAAAGAGACTATCACACAAGGTAGAGTTTGGTATTTGTGTGTTGAAAGACTTTTGGGGGTATGGAATTGGCAGGAACTTATTAAAAGAATCTGTCACTTGGGCTGACTTCAACGGCGTGAAGAAAATAAATTTACATGTATTAGAAATAAATACGAAAGCCATTCAGCTCTATGAAAAGTTTGATTTTACTATTGAAGGTGTTTTAAAGAATGACAAGCTTCTGTCAGATGGGAAATATTATAATACCCTTGTGATGGGGAGATGGAATAGTACAAAATAG
- a CDS encoding GNAT family N-acetyltransferase — translation MDIRLDDLKGSEIAELIGEHLHSMTLHSPPESIHALDLEKLRQPDITFWSAWECSELLGCAALKELDPRHGEVKSMKTSPQHLRKGVAKQLLQHLIEEAKRRGYQRISLETGSMEAFEAAKRLYVQFGFTYCEPFADYKEDPNSVFMTKEL, via the coding sequence ATGGATATTAGACTAGATGATTTAAAAGGTTCAGAGATTGCTGAGTTAATAGGTGAGCATTTACATAGCATGACGTTACATTCTCCGCCAGAAAGTATTCATGCGCTTGATTTAGAAAAGTTAAGACAACCAGATATTACGTTTTGGAGTGCGTGGGAATGTTCAGAGTTGCTTGGTTGTGCGGCGCTGAAGGAGCTTGATCCTCGACATGGGGAAGTGAAGTCGATGAAAACATCTCCTCAACATTTGAGAAAAGGGGTAGCAAAGCAGTTGCTCCAGCATTTGATTGAAGAAGCAAAGCGCCGTGGCTATCAAAGAATCAGTTTAGAAACAGGTTCAATGGAGGCGTTTGAAGCTGCCAAAAGATTGTATGTCCAGTTTGGGTTTACCTATTGTGAGCCGTTTGCTGATTACAAAGAAGATCCTAATAGTGTCTTTATGACAAAGGAATTGTAA
- a CDS encoding CBO0543 family protein: protein MSSIFDFLLYSVTLDQVIQTEKEFYGTLREYWREHNYLTFNWWLLVVLSILSPIVWWKTIDRKRITEITAFGLFYGITAIILDSIGSSALVWVYPVRLTPYLYPQYYPYDVGVVIVPFMYVYQRWGHHFKPFLLSTGILSAFLAFVAEPFMEWVHIYKELTWKHIYSFPIYWLIGLICWIILKRFKKLESQP from the coding sequence TTGTCTTCCATTTTCGATTTTCTTCTGTATTCCGTTACATTGGATCAAGTCATACAGACCGAGAAAGAGTTTTATGGAACTCTTCGAGAGTATTGGCGGGAACATAACTACTTAACCTTTAACTGGTGGTTGCTCGTCGTATTAAGTATTTTATCGCCTATTGTCTGGTGGAAAACGATCGATAGAAAAAGAATTACTGAAATTACAGCTTTTGGATTGTTTTATGGTATTACAGCAATTATCCTAGATTCCATTGGCAGTAGTGCACTTGTTTGGGTATATCCCGTTCGGCTTACCCCTTACTTGTACCCACAATACTATCCTTATGATGTAGGGGTCGTAATCGTCCCATTTATGTATGTATATCAAAGGTGGGGGCATCACTTTAAACCGTTTCTCCTATCAACAGGAATCCTTTCTGCCTTTCTCGCTTTTGTGGCAGAACCCTTTATGGAGTGGGTACATATCTACAAAGAATTAACATGGAAGCATATTTATTCTTTTCCTATCTATTGGCTTATAGGACTTATTTGTTGGATCATTTTAAAACGATTTAAGAAACTTGAAAGCCAACCATAA
- a CDS encoding BMP family protein: protein MKKLFSVLILALILLVAGCGGAEESENNSSTTNEDSKKIALVLPEKMGVNPFFQQMDEGAKQAAEEFGVELKTIESTDHSAIEENLRVAVAEGYDLIITSSFESEDALKKVAAENPDRQFAIIDTLVDLPNVQSVNFREHEAAYLLGAAAGLSTKTDKVGMVVAMDIPLMKKWTVAFEQGLKETNPEAEFLVNYVGSFSDPAKAKELALLQASKGADFVAGASAVGDLGVFEAAKEQGFFTSGQDIDRTEVDPEHVVLSQLKGTDAAAFETVKAFANGSFEPGVVEYGLKEKGVGLTYVTHESKTPLHSFVGQEAIDQVKSLYDEIIAGNKVIENPLSE from the coding sequence ATGAAAAAGTTATTTTCCGTATTGATTTTAGCATTGATTCTACTAGTTGCAGGTTGTGGTGGAGCAGAAGAATCAGAAAATAATAGTAGTACTACAAATGAAGATTCGAAAAAGATTGCCTTGGTTTTGCCAGAAAAAATGGGTGTGAATCCATTCTTCCAGCAAATGGATGAAGGGGCGAAACAAGCGGCAGAGGAATTTGGTGTCGAGCTAAAGACAATTGAATCAACTGATCACTCAGCTATTGAAGAAAATCTTCGTGTAGCAGTTGCGGAAGGTTATGACCTAATTATTACTTCTTCCTTTGAATCAGAAGATGCGCTTAAAAAGGTAGCAGCAGAAAATCCAGATCGCCAATTTGCGATTATTGATACATTGGTAGATTTACCTAATGTTCAGAGTGTTAACTTCCGTGAACATGAAGCGGCTTATCTTTTAGGAGCAGCTGCAGGACTTTCAACGAAGACAGACAAAGTTGGTATGGTAGTGGCAATGGATATTCCATTAATGAAAAAGTGGACAGTAGCGTTTGAACAAGGGCTTAAGGAAACGAATCCTGAAGCTGAGTTTCTAGTGAACTATGTGGGCAGCTTCTCAGATCCTGCTAAAGCGAAGGAATTGGCGTTACTTCAAGCTTCTAAGGGTGCGGATTTTGTTGCTGGTGCTTCAGCAGTTGGTGATTTAGGAGTTTTTGAAGCAGCGAAAGAGCAAGGTTTCTTCACGTCAGGTCAAGATATTGATCGTACAGAAGTAGATCCTGAGCATGTCGTTCTTTCCCAGCTTAAAGGTACGGATGCAGCAGCTTTTGAAACGGTGAAAGCTTTTGCAAATGGTAGCTTTGAACCTGGAGTGGTTGAATATGGTCTTAAGGAAAAAGGCGTTGGCTTAACATATGTTACTCATGAAAGCAAAACACCATTACATTCTTTTGTGGGTCAGGAAGCTATTGATCAAGTAAAATCACTTTATGATGAGATTATTGCAGGTAATAAAGTGATTGAAAATCCATTAAGTGAGTAA
- a CDS encoding ABC transporter ATP-binding protein: protein MTYRLEMKEMTKKYGDFLANDGISIQLKKGEVLAIVGENGAGKTTLMRMLYGLEQPTSGEIKLNGKQAQFFGPQNAIEQGIGMVHQHFMLFSDFTVTENIVIGHEPIKNGFFNRKMAAEQVQKLSDQYKIQVNPSKKAGDCSVGEQQRIEILKVLYQGAEIIILDEPTAVLTPFEVDELLKTIRFLADQGKSIILITHKLPEVMKVADHVTVLRNGRVTGNVKKEDTSIDQLATMMVGRELQQLSERNQLNGEPLLELEAVSIKGKSSKPVLDQLSLTVHRGEIVGIAGVSGNGQSELIQAISGLTTVDQGDIRLSGTNLVGKSVAFRRNEGLAHIPEDRFLWGAAKDATIEETGVMGYYHKKAFNKYTFILKNSFREVVKTWIDRFEIKAKSVDDKSGNLSGGNLQKLIVARELGFETDFLIAAEPTRGVDIGAMEYIHEAILEKRNRGDGILLVSSELSEILLLSDRIAVMFEGKIVDILDRKDATEERLSVLMAGGKEDESSAKNTTTA, encoded by the coding sequence ATGACTTATCGCTTAGAGATGAAGGAAATGACCAAAAAGTATGGTGATTTCCTTGCGAATGATGGCATCTCCATTCAATTGAAAAAAGGAGAAGTTCTTGCGATTGTTGGTGAAAATGGTGCGGGTAAAACAACGCTTATGAGGATGCTTTACGGGCTAGAACAGCCAACGAGTGGAGAAATCAAGCTGAATGGCAAACAAGCCCAATTCTTTGGACCTCAAAATGCCATTGAACAAGGAATAGGGATGGTTCATCAGCATTTTATGTTGTTTAGTGATTTTACAGTTACCGAAAACATTGTGATTGGGCATGAACCCATCAAGAATGGATTCTTTAATAGAAAAATGGCAGCAGAACAAGTTCAAAAATTGAGTGATCAATATAAGATTCAAGTGAATCCTAGTAAAAAAGCGGGAGATTGTTCAGTAGGAGAACAGCAGCGAATTGAAATTCTGAAAGTGCTATATCAGGGGGCGGAAATTATTATTCTTGATGAGCCGACAGCTGTGTTAACCCCTTTTGAAGTAGATGAACTATTAAAAACGATTCGGTTCTTAGCGGATCAAGGAAAAAGTATCATTCTTATCACTCATAAGTTACCAGAAGTCATGAAAGTAGCCGATCATGTGACAGTGTTACGAAATGGACGTGTCACTGGGAATGTAAAAAAGGAGGACACTTCGATTGATCAACTGGCTACGATGATGGTAGGTCGAGAGCTCCAACAGCTTTCAGAGCGTAATCAATTAAATGGAGAGCCCCTGCTAGAGCTAGAAGCGGTTTCGATAAAAGGGAAGAGTTCAAAACCTGTATTGGACCAGCTTTCTTTAACCGTTCATCGCGGGGAAATCGTAGGAATTGCAGGGGTATCTGGTAACGGACAATCTGAGCTTATTCAAGCAATTTCGGGATTAACAACGGTTGATCAGGGGGATATACGGCTGTCTGGTACGAATCTAGTTGGTAAGTCCGTTGCCTTTAGAAGAAATGAAGGTCTAGCACATATACCAGAGGATCGCTTTCTTTGGGGGGCGGCGAAGGATGCTACGATTGAAGAAACCGGAGTTATGGGATATTACCATAAAAAAGCCTTTAACAAATATACGTTTATCTTGAAAAACTCATTCCGAGAGGTTGTAAAGACTTGGATCGACCGCTTTGAGATTAAAGCGAAATCGGTAGATGACAAATCAGGAAACCTTTCTGGTGGAAACCTACAAAAATTAATTGTCGCACGGGAACTAGGATTTGAAACAGATTTTCTTATTGCAGCTGAACCTACTCGTGGTGTCGATATTGGAGCTATGGAATATATCCATGAAGCAATCCTTGAGAAGCGTAACCGTGGGGATGGAATTTTACTTGTCTCTTCAGAGCTATCGGAAATTCTATTACTATCAGACCGGATTGCGGTTATGTTTGAAGGGAAAATCGTTGATATTCTTGATAGAAAAGACGCAACAGAAGAACGTCTGAGTGTACTTATGGCAGGAGGAAAAGAAGATGAATCTTCAGCGAAAAATACAACAACTGCTTAA
- a CDS encoding ABC transporter permease: MNLQRKIQQLLKPMLQPMIAVLIGLVTGALAIALVGESIMNTYKVMWDGAFGNFYFLTATLARATPIILVGLGLALAFRAGVFNMGAEGQMVLGAVCAALAALYVPGAGIVKLLSAFLAGFIAGGLWSLLAGWMEVKYKVQLLISTLLLNYVAVLFAGYLVAEPFQDKSGSAALAQTPMLDQAVWLPKLFAGMSVHMGFVIAVIGAVILYVVLQFTSSGYEVRMLGKNPFFAEYGGINKHKVLLFSMFFSGGISGLAGTVEVLGSQYRYVEGALTVPGYAWTGLMAALLANSNPLGTAVAAILLAALQTGAMGMERNTEVPLEIASVIQGVLILFVTAKFTLSWWKVKKKAGDVNGAV, translated from the coding sequence ATGAATCTTCAGCGAAAAATACAACAACTGCTTAAGCCTATGTTACAACCAATGATCGCGGTACTAATTGGATTGGTAACCGGAGCACTTGCCATAGCTCTTGTTGGAGAGTCTATTATGAATACGTACAAAGTCATGTGGGATGGAGCATTTGGTAATTTCTACTTCCTTACAGCTACTCTTGCTCGAGCTACTCCAATCATATTGGTAGGATTGGGTCTAGCACTCGCTTTTAGAGCAGGTGTGTTTAATATGGGAGCAGAAGGTCAGATGGTATTGGGGGCCGTGTGTGCCGCGCTTGCAGCCCTTTATGTACCAGGTGCAGGGATCGTAAAATTGCTTTCTGCGTTTCTTGCAGGTTTTATAGCCGGTGGATTATGGTCATTGTTAGCCGGTTGGATGGAAGTGAAATACAAAGTACAGCTATTGATTTCTACCCTTCTTTTAAATTATGTTGCTGTCCTGTTCGCAGGGTATTTGGTAGCGGAACCTTTTCAGGATAAGTCAGGCTCAGCTGCCCTTGCTCAAACGCCTATGCTTGATCAAGCGGTGTGGCTTCCTAAATTATTTGCTGGAATGAGCGTGCATATGGGATTTGTAATAGCTGTGATTGGTGCGGTCATCTTATATGTGGTTCTTCAATTTACTTCTTCTGGATATGAAGTAAGAATGCTCGGAAAGAACCCTTTCTTTGCTGAATACGGGGGAATAAATAAACATAAAGTTCTCCTTTTTAGCATGTTTTTTAGCGGAGGAATTTCTGGGTTAGCTGGAACAGTGGAGGTTCTAGGATCTCAGTATCGATACGTAGAAGGAGCGCTAACCGTACCAGGCTATGCTTGGACAGGTTTAATGGCAGCACTGTTAGCCAACTCCAATCCATTAGGTACAGCAGTAGCGGCTATTTTACTTGCCGCCTTACAAACAGGTGCGATGGGGATGGAACGTAACACAGAAGTACCATTAGAAATTGCTAGCGTCATTCAAGGTGTTCTTATTTTATTTGTTACTGCAAAATTCACCCTAAGCTGGTGGAAAGTTAAAAAGAAAGCGGGTGACGTGAATGGAGCTGTTTGA